From the genome of Vicia villosa cultivar HV-30 ecotype Madison, WI linkage group LG2, Vvil1.0, whole genome shotgun sequence, one region includes:
- the LOC131648675 gene encoding protein trichome birefringence-like 2 → MSPLSLNATDFLEKLRGQRLVFVGDSLNRNMWESMVCILRQSISDKKRVHEISGKRRFKKKGVYSFRFEDYNCSVDFVSSTFIVRESTFQGVNGTIETLRLDLMDEKTIRYHDAEIIVFNTGHWWTHEKTSKGEDYYQEGNHVYPRLKVLDAYKRALTTWARWIDNNVDPNRTHVFFRGYSVTHFRHIRGAF, encoded by the exons ATGTCACCTCTCAGTTTGAATGCAACTGATTTCCTGGAAAAGTTGCGAGGGCAAAGATTGGTTTTCGTTGGGGATTCACTGAACAGGAACATGTGGGAGTCCATGGTGTGTATTCTACGTCAAAGTATCAGTGACAAGAAACGTGTTCACGAAATTTCAGGAAAAAGGAGATTTAAGAAGAAAGGTGTCTACTCTTTTAGATTTGAG GATTATAATTGTTCAGTAGATTTTGTGAGTTCAACATTCATTGTTCGAGAGTCGACTTTCCAAGGCGTAAATGGGACTATTGAGACATTAAGATTGGATTTGATGGACGAGAAAACTATCAGGTATCATGATGCTGAGATCATAGTTTTCAATACAGGGCATTGGTGGACACATGAAAAGACGTCTAAGGG AGAAGACTATTATCAAGAAGGCAACCATGTGTACCCGAGACTCAAAGTTCTGGATGCATATAAAAGAGCATTGACCACGTGGGCTAGATGGATTGACAACAATGTTGATCCAAATCGAACACATGTTTTCTTCAGAGGATACTCAGTTACCCATTTCAG ACATATACGGGGAGcattttaa
- the LOC131648674 gene encoding signal recognition particle subunit SRP54, chloroplastic-like, which translates to MIREHSYSLYQVDVPVYTAGTDVKPSGIAKQGFEEAKMKKIDVVIVDTAGRLQIDRAMMDELKEVKQALNPTEVLLVVDAMTGQEAAALVTTFNLEIGITGAILTKLDGDSRGGAALSVKEVCLSLF; encoded by the exons ATGATTCGAGAACACAG ttATAGCTTGTATCAGGTGGATGTGCCTGTCTATACAGCAGGTACCGATGTTAAGCCTTCAGGGATTGCTAAACAAGGTTTTGAAGAGGCCAAAATGAAGAAAATTGACGTGGTTATTGTTGACACTGCTGGTAGGCTGCAG ATAGACAGAGCTATGATGGACGAGTTAAAAGAAGTGAAACAGGCACTGAATCCAACAGAAGTCTTGTTAGTTGTGGATGCTATGACAGGGCAAGAAGCAGCAG CTTTGGTGACTACTTTCAATCTTGAGATTGGAATAACTGGTGCCATCTTGACAAAGCTGGATGGTGATTCAAGAGGTGGAGCAGCTTTGAGTGTCAAAGAGGTTTGCTTGTCTTTATTTTAG